From one Dermatophagoides farinae isolate YC_2012a chromosome 5, ASM2471394v1, whole genome shotgun sequence genomic stretch:
- the LOC124498734 gene encoding uncharacterized protein LOC124498734 yields MKSSTISMLSTFFNCLIIQLFLITIVIALQKNQPSPSSTLFEDYDDDNPINSPSSNNNNNNDGHSKIANENFSNEASPNNNDEYIGDSGGDGKLYEDNEQENLAKTKFSDERFARLFPSRGGIRSNGRYDDRRLMPKEIAKPKPTLPSFIKSTPPLIKLHITTPSPLLSSRNLQRQRSSATNVTPIPSRKQQQASTTSRPINNIQAARNRLLGQQQQQQQQSLQKSNRQLSGRLSTTTTTTTTPSPSQRRRYNGSSSINNNLGSRFSRNQNSTIPSLNPRGRNF; encoded by the exons ATG aaatcatcaacaatatcaatgTTGTCCAcgtttttcaattgtttaatcattcaattatttttgattacgATTGTGATTGCattgcaaaaaaatcaaccatcaccatcatcaacattatttgaagattatgatgatgataatccaaTAAATTCACCAtccagtaataataataataataatgatggccattCAAAAATAgctaatgaaaattttagtAACGAGGCTagtccaaataataatgatgaatatattggTGATtctggtggtgatggtaaaTTATACGAAGataatgaacaagaaaatttagctaaaacaaaattcagtGATGAACGTTTTGCACGTTTATTTCCATCACGTGGTGGTATTAGAAGCAATGGCCGTTATGATGATCGTCGTTTGATGCCAAAAGAAATTGCTAAACCTAAACCAACATTGCCATCATTTATAAAAAGTACACCGCCGTTGATTAAATTACATATAacaacaccatcaccattattatcatcaagaaaTCTACAACGGCAACGATCATCAGCGACAAATGTAACACCGATTCCAtcaagaaaacaacaacaagccaGTACTACATCACGTCCAATAAATAATATTCAAGCAGCACGTAATCGATTATtaggccaacaacaacaacaacagcaacaatcatTACAGAAATCAAATAGACAATTATCTGGTCGATtatcaacaaccacaacaacaacaacaacaccgtCACCATCACAAAGAAGGCGTTACAAtggttcatcatccatcaataataatcttggTTCACGATTTTCtagaaatcaaaattccaCAATACCATCATTGAATCCACGTGGACGTAATTTTTGA
- the LOC142597539 gene encoding uncharacterized protein LOC142597539, which translates to MLSKKFPFIISIIIVVIIISDHNESINALSFPTIINPLSWYYWPPLNINNSNSSVNNGQNITTTNHINMSKYLQILQSIFPKNITGFSSSSSSSSSTEPIVSDSTTITASTETIKLPIKTETDTEKTTMIPTMTTAVIDQSMKPIKIDEPSLQSFMINKNDDENNSIVYNDLQGRNTQQQRQTENLETTTTTTTTMMMDMEMTTNTGYYMPIKSQSRTFFNNNDDDVVDNNRERTIESLMHYSNQNDDNNKMPTTTTMANDDMMMVNQNNYVDNNQIYDFKLLDDGNSSNGDITTTAKTTDMMLKMLKMMTTTAANTPPSSTIEQTTSTTTATEMVNIPIENSSEMAIKIMPIMEPIINLTMPMNDADNDDDVDDEHMIRMKHLLQIVGGKYWQPTTTTTTLANQNDDDESNETILINQNQSTMNNNNDEQQSTIINNNMAIETTTMNPSTMVMIMTTNNSNIDGSYNNNNDNGNDNKQSAQSSIIKMVEPRILLSNNHNGGNGDMNPFIQDFHDAYYSNSAIFDDLMKRYPMFERTNRAMNHFNDDNLDELIAYGLDEQQQQQRRRQQDVEFSSNDIVAINRAFFGFNIEEHVPMIRERRFI; encoded by the exons atgttatcaaaaaaatttccattcatcatttcaatcattatcgttgtcatcattatttctgaccataatgaatcaatcaatgcaTTATCATTTCCAACGATAATTAATCCATTAAGTTGGTATTATTGGCCACCAT taaatatcaacaacagtaaTAGTAGCGTGAATAATGGCCAAaatattaccaccaccaatcaTATTAATATGTCAAAATATCTACAGATATTACAATCGATTTTTCCGAAAAATATTACTGgcttctcatcatcatcatcatcatcatcatcaaccgaACCGATAGTTTCTGATTCCACAACAATAACCGCATCAAcagaaacaataaaattgcCCATTAAAACGGAAACGGATactgaaaaaacaacaatgataccaacaatgacaacagcGGTTATTGATCAAAGCATGAAgccaataaaaattgatgaaccaTCACTACAATCATTTatgattaataaaaatgatgatgaaaataattcaattgtcTACAATGATCTACAAGGACGtaatacacaacaacaacggcaaactgaaaatttagaaacaacaacaacaacgacaacaacgatgatgatggatatggAGATGACTACAAATACCGGTTATTATATGCCGATAAAATCTCAGTCAagaacatttttcaataataatgatgatgatgttgtggaTAATAATCGAGAACGAACAATAGAATCATTGATGCATTattccaatcaaaatgatgataataataaaatgccaacaacaacaacaatggccaatgatgatatgatgatggttaatcaaaataattatgttgataataatcaaatttatgattttaaactacttgatgatggtaattcAAGCAATGGtgatataacaacaacagcgaaaaCAACAGATATGATGTTAAAAATGCTGAAAATGATGACCACTACTGCTGCAAATACAccgccatcatcaacaatagaacagacaacatcaacaacaacagcaacggaAATGGTGAATATTccgattgaaaattcatctgaaatggcaataaaaataatgccCATTATGGAACCAATCATTAATTTGACAATGCCGATGAATGAtgccgataatgatgatgatgttgatgatgaacatatgATACGTATGAAACATTTATTACAAATTGTTGGTGGAAAATATTggcaaccaacaacaacaacaacaacattggcaaatcaaaatgatgatgatgaatcgaatgaaactattttgatcaatcaaaatcaatcaacgatgaacaacaacaatgatgagcaacaatcaacaatcattaataataatatggcaATCGAAACAACGACGATGAATCCATCtacaatggtgatgataatgacaaccAATAACAGTAATATTGATGGATcatataacaataacaatgataatggtaatgacaataaacaatcagctcaatcatcaatcatcaaaatggttGAACCacgaatattattatcaaataatcataatggtggtaatggtgatATGAATCCTTTCATACAAGATTTTCATGATGcatattattcaaattcagcCATATTTGATGATCTTATGAAACGTTATCCAATGTTTGAACGTACGAATCGTGCTATGaatcattttaatgatgataatcttgatgaattgattgctTATGGATtggatgaacaacaacaacaacaacgacgacgacaacaagatgttgaattttcttcCAATGATATTGTTGCAATTAATAGAGCATTTTTCGGTTTCAATATTGAAGAACATGTACCAATGATTAGAGAAAGACGATTCATTTAA
- the Rint1 gene encoding RAD50 interactor 1, which yields MDDFDKSSNMNSKQLNSDEIKKSEMINEINDMRNQLFNRLVHLDLSARKLRETIRKFDAKVVEAKAFVRVHKESIDDGSIDIDRPLANVMLCERAKSLAQLMKMAQEKMTRLRQETGILRNQYRDFAIETIGLKIAVLHGDYIALVKYFDLLIQIKVSESSQLYTMLKEFFIEDIYEIVPLMADIFKYTFNHIGWPQINNAPGSETSNHLCQYRSLFCKLFRFLLELEHGIFPKSPIPNSETIRLTIFDSNNNDRVIYHAFELLFDPFVKRFDYHFMDPGSKLNDLQHPEWFLCSLEQWITVNEKFFRDLVDPVLLDFFGDDGKSATVELISCFVKLIEKKLQEDLPKMADDDLIFIRTMDELVIFSEQVNLIVPDLYENDPKLNPLFVIFSDNQNFKRFFKIERNRINEIIEAILDSETSWQLLFGHDLTFDSKFIICEAADEFASLVNRQIERSKHIPLEELRAEFLHSIIDMIDDYRLRLSQSIHDLQENWPFSDKFFGILNTFDFIHSISVDFVTKQTFPQSDSDRVNKMFIHMIEEITDRIINTIVSDFISNLFSYKQLKWHGMSLKDEKPSEVTKEAVTLFNDISAKIYWIQKNISKNLFNRLIHEIAGRLQDAFFDNFIMESQFNRDGIKQLQFDFEHTFKAIFIAYSDRNIVFTFSTISDCLVVFNLSPQTYHIVQARHKVDSESEFRMYLQTLGIYSLKPSTVLALIDRRVGFN from the exons AtggatgattttgataaatCTTCGAATATGAATTCGAAACAATTAAATTcagatgaaataaaaaaatctgaaatgaTTAATGAAATAAACGATATGCgtaatcaattattcaatcGATTAGTACATCTAGATTTGAGTGCGAGGAAATTGCGAGAAACTATTCGAAAATTTGATGCAAAAGTTGTCGAAGCCAAAGCATTTGTTCGTGTTCACAAAGAATCTATCGATGATGGTTCGATCGATATTGATCGACCATTGGCTAATGTAATGCTTTGTGAACGAGCCAAATCGCTGGcacaattgatgaaaatggctCAAGAGAAAATGACTCGATTGAGACAAGAAACTGGCATACTTCGAAATCAGTATCGTGATTTTGCTATCGAAACAATTGGTTTGAAGATAGCAGTACTTCATGGTGATTATATCGCTCTTGTCAAATATTTTGATCTCTTAATACAAATCAAAGTATCGGAATCATCACAATTGTATACAATGCTCAAAGAGTTTTTCATTGAAGATATTTATGAAATTGTTCCATTGATGGCcgatattttcaaatacacATTTAATCATATTGGCTGGCCACAAATTAACAATGCTCCGGGATCAGAAACTTCAAATCATTTGTGCCAATatcgatcattattttgtaaaCTATTTCGATTCCTATTGGAATTGGAACATGGTATTTTTCCTAAATCTCCGATTCCAAATTCGGAAACAATTCGATTGactatttttgattcaaataacaatgatCGTGTAATTTATCATGCATTcgaattgttgtttgatccatttgttaaacgatttgattatcattttatggATCCCGGTTCGAAATTGAACGATTTACAACAT CCCGAATGGTTTCTTTGTTCATTAGAACAATGGATCACAGTgaatgagaaattttttcgtgATTTAGTCGATCCAGtattattggattttttcggtgatgatggaaaatctGCTACG gttgaattgatttcatgttttgtaaaattgattgaaaagaaGTTGCAAGAAGATTTGCCAAAAATGGCCGATGATGATCTCATTTTTATCCGTACAATGGATGAACTTGTCATTTTCAGTGAACAAGTTAATTTAATTGTACCGGATttgtatgaaaatgatccgaaattgaatccattgtttgtgattttttctgataatcaaaattttaaacgttttttcaaaattgaacgTAATC GtatcaatgaaatcattgaaGCTATATTGGATTCAGAAACTTCTTGGCAATTGCTTTTTGGACATGATTTAACATTCGATAGTAAATTTATTATCTGTGAAGCTGCGGATGAATTTGCATCGCTTGTCAATCGTCAAAttg AACGATCTAAACATATTCCATTGGAAGAGTTACGTGCCGAATTCTTGCATTCAATTATCgatatgattgatgattatcgttTACGTTTATCACAATCAATACATGATTTGCAAGAAAATTGGCCGTTTagtgataaattttttggcaTTCTAAACACgtttgatttcattcattcaatatcgGTGGATTTTGTCACTAAACAAACCTTTCCGCAATCTGATTCGGATCGTGTGAATAAAATGTTTATCCATATGATTGAAGAGATAACTGATCGTATTATCAATACAATAGTATCGGACTTTATCAGTAATCTTTTTTCGtacaaacaattgaaatggCATGGAATGTCATTGAAAGACGAAAAACCATCCGAAGTGACAAAAGAAGCTGTTactttattcaatgatatttCAGCCAAAATTTATTGGATtcagaaaaatatttcgaaGAATTTGTTCAATCGTTTGATCCACGAAATTGCCGGTCGTTTGCAGGATgcattttttgataatttcattatgGAATCGCAATTTAACAGAGATGGCATCAAACAActacaatttgattttgaacacACATTTAAAGCTATTTTCATTGCTTATTCAGATCGTAACATTGTTTTTACATTCTCGAC TATTTCCGATTGTCTAGTCGTATTCAATTTGAGTCCACAAACTTATCATATTGTTCAGGCACGACATAAAGTGGATAGTGAAAGCGAATTTCGAATGTATTTACAAACATTGGGCATCTATAGTTTGAAACCATCCACTGTTTTGGCATTGATCGATCGACGTGTTGGATTCAACTGa
- the LOC124499420 gene encoding polyprenol dehydrogenase-like, whose protein sequence is MLAINDYKFWHLMYGIFPTKIIDTVFTIITAIQLYLLGARYVLKEIRRKLSTKVRKLSSNEPDIPNDLTNHVAVVTGGSRGIGLSAAKDLYRRGCIVIVTSSASSQLERDKMAEEARESVRPTINGGNILVWPIDFREMSSVFDFVARFNKEYGYLDILINNAGVMFVDKNFTTDGFEYHYQINYLSHVLLTWLLLPALNKTNDKNGPARVVNVSSSTHYPRCLFIDDLQSQHTPYSPFHAYAQSKLCQIMFTYYMADWLRTDVGQSYRILINSLHPGVAMTGLYQYVWWVRLFPWLASFLFRTADEGAETVIYCALSTEIESSGYYYEDCARLRSSKFSLNKIYQNRLAELTRKQLAKFIENYNQTYPEFKVPQILAY, encoded by the exons atgttggccattaatgattataaattttgGCATTTAATGTATGGTATATttccaacaaaaatcatcgatacagtatttacaataataacagCCATACAACTTTATCTACTTGGTGCACGTTATGTATTGAAAGAAATACgaagaaaattatcaacaaaagtacgaaaattatcatcaaatgaaccGGATATACCGAACGATTTAACAAATCATGTTGCCGTTGTGACAGGTGGTTCACGTGGTATTGGTCTTTCAGCGGCTAAAGATCTATATCGTCGTGGTTGTATTGTAATTGTTACATCGTCAGCATCAAGCCAATTAGAAAGAGATAAAATGGCCGAAGAAGCAAGAGAATCAGTACGGCCAACAATCAATGGTGGCAACATATTGGTATGGCCAATAGATTTTCGTGAAATGTCAagtgtttttgattttgttgcaCGGTTCAATAAAGAATATGGTTATCTTGatatattgatcaataatgcTGGCGTTatgtttgttgataaaaatttcaccACCGATGGTTttgaatatcattatcaaattaatTATCTTAGTCATGTACTGCTTACATGGTTATTATTACCGGCATTGAATAAAACGAATGACAAAAATGGTCCAGCACGTGTTGTaaatgtatcatcatcgacacaTTATCCACgttgtttattcattgatgatctaCAATCCCAGCATACACCATATTCACCATTCCATGCATATGcacaatcaaaattatgtCAAATTATGTTCACATATTATATGGCCGATTGGTTACGTACGGATGTTGGTCAATCATATCGTATATTGATCAATAGTTTACATCCAGGTGTTGCAATGACCGGTCTTTATCAATATGTTTGGTGGGTACGATTATTTCCATGGCTAGCATCATTCCTGTTTCGT ACGGCCGATGAAGGTGCCGAAACTGTCATCTATTGTGCATTATCAACCGAAATTGAATCCAGTGGCTATTATTATGAAGATTGTGCACGTTTACGTTCatcgaaattttcattgaacaaaatttatcaaaatcgTTTGGCCGAATTAACACGTAAACAATTGgcaaaatttattgaaaattataatcaaacatATCCAGAATTTAAAGTACCACAAATATTGGcctattaa
- the LOC124498731 gene encoding secretin receptor isoform X1: MATISTGSSSSSSSSSSSDPMCESWWDGIFQWPESKSNTTVQIPCHKIFATTMGNVDADDYERQTLYARRQCGSNGQWGWNNWTNYTDCLNLLAMQEKDSSTTARIQGVVSYIALLLLIASMVSLIISIVIFVSFKPLKCLRIKVHKNLCIALLMNCCLYIIMNLLVNIQKLDISTSLPWFCKSLKALNIYSSMATINWMFVEGFLFHKTLLAPFHQNTRIYLFGYYFIGWIFPAICVLAWALSVEFLSSVGEKLCWEGFGNSNTIFIVSVPMIICVAVNFLFLINIIRILLMKLRADNKSDIVTMKAIKATAFLIPLLGKYIRYKLFSVVVEFPSFHFEIEGIHHLVVLYNPSTFNRKLVSIYIVINVMFQSVQGIIVSVLYCFTNQEVRTVLNAAWSRRRMSLANPLSSGTNIPPGGVGSNQNKQQQNRLRRQSNGSNSFSSLIVNNNQQQTQQQQQDNRNNNNGHRLPITATTITTSSSRSSSPMMSTGRFFNNNNNNNNHLKPPPQSSSKHSSSSTMIIRSNENGNNQIIVDNDNNIVKHTDL, from the exons ATGGCAACAATATCGactggttcatcatcatcatcatcatcatcatcgtcatcgg ATCCAATGTGTGAATCATGGTGGGATGGTATATTTCAATGGCCTGAATCTAAATCCAATACAACCGTACAGATACCATGTCATAAAATAtttgcaacaacaatgggCAATGTTGATGCCGATGATTATGAACGGCAAACATTATATGCCCGTCGTCAATGTGGATCGAATGGACAATGGGGCTGGAATAATTGGACAAATTATACTGATTGTTTAAATCTATTGGCAATGCAAGAAAAAGATTCCTCAACCACTGCTCGTATACAAGGTGTTGTCAGTTATattgcattattattattaatcgcATCAATGGTCTCATTAATTATATCGATCGTTATATTTGTTAGTTTCAA GCCATTGAAATGTTTACGTATCAAAGTACACAAGAATCTATGCATtgcattattgatgaattgttgtctatatattataatgaatttattggTTAATATACAAAAATTAGACATATCAACTAGTCTACCTTGGTTTTGTAAATCATTGAAAGCATTGAATATCTATTCATCGATGGCAACAATTAATTGGATGTTTGTTGAAGGTTTCCTGTTCCATAAAACATTGTTGGCACCATTCCATCAGAATACACGAATCTATTtatttggttattattttattggtTGGATATTTCCGGCTATTTGTGTATTGGCATGGGCATTATCCGTTGAATTTCTGTCATCAGTTGGCGAGAAACTTTGTTGGGAAGGTTTCGGTAATAGTAATACAATATTCATCGTCAGTGTGCCGATGATTATCTGTGTTGCTGtcaattttctatttcttatcaacattatacgtatattattgatgaaattacGGGCCGATAACAAATCGGATATTGTCACAATGAAAGCCATTAAAGCAACGGCATTTCTAATTCCATTATTGGGTAAATATATTAGATATAAattgttttctgttgttgttgaatttccATCTTTCCATTTCGAAATTGAAGGAATACATCATCTTGTCGTATTATATAATCCATCAACATTTAATCGTAAATTGGTTAGCATCTATATTGTCATCAATGTTATGTTTCAATCCGTACAGGGCATTATTGTATCGGTACTATATTGTTTTACAAATCAAGAG GTACGAACCGTTTTAAATGCAGCATGGTCAAGAAGACGAATGAGTTTAGCAAACCCATTATCAAGTGGCACAAATATACCACCAGGTGGAGTTGGTAGtaaccaaaacaaacaacaacagaatcgtTTAAGACGTCAAAGTAAtggatcaaattcattttcatcattaattgttaacaacaatcaacaacaaacacaacaacaacaacaagataatcgtaataataataatggacatCGTTTACCAATAACGGCAACGACAATAACGACATCAAGTTcacgttcatcatcaccaatgatGTCAACGGGTagatttttcaacaacaacaacaataacaacaatcatttgaagccaccaccacaatcatcatcgaaacattcatcatcatcaacaatgataattagatcaaatgaaaatggtaataaccaaattattgttgataatgataataatattgttaAACATACTGatttataa
- the LOC124498731 gene encoding secretin receptor isoform X2 has translation MATISTGSSSSSSSSSSSDPMCESWWDGIFQWPESKSNTTVQIPCHKIFATTMGNVDADDYERQTLYARRQCGSNGQWGWNNWTNYTDCLNLLAMQEKDSSTTARIQGVVSYIALLLLIASMVSLIISIVIFVSFKPLKCLRIKVHKNLCIALLMNCCLYIIMNLLVNIQKLDISTSLPWFCKSLKALNIYSSMATINWMFVEGFLFHKTLLAPFHQNTRIYLFGYYFIGWIFPAICVLAWALSVEFLSSVGEKLCWEGFGNSNTIFIVSVPMIICVAVNFLFLINIIRILLMKLRADNKSDIVTMKAIKATAFLIPLLGIHHLVVLYNPSTFNRKLVSIYIVINVMFQSVQGIIVSVLYCFTNQEVRTVLNAAWSRRRMSLANPLSSGTNIPPGGVGSNQNKQQQNRLRRQSNGSNSFSSLIVNNNQQQTQQQQQDNRNNNNGHRLPITATTITTSSSRSSSPMMSTGRFFNNNNNNNNHLKPPPQSSSKHSSSSTMIIRSNENGNNQIIVDNDNNIVKHTDL, from the exons ATGGCAACAATATCGactggttcatcatcatcatcatcatcatcatcgtcatcgg ATCCAATGTGTGAATCATGGTGGGATGGTATATTTCAATGGCCTGAATCTAAATCCAATACAACCGTACAGATACCATGTCATAAAATAtttgcaacaacaatgggCAATGTTGATGCCGATGATTATGAACGGCAAACATTATATGCCCGTCGTCAATGTGGATCGAATGGACAATGGGGCTGGAATAATTGGACAAATTATACTGATTGTTTAAATCTATTGGCAATGCAAGAAAAAGATTCCTCAACCACTGCTCGTATACAAGGTGTTGTCAGTTATattgcattattattattaatcgcATCAATGGTCTCATTAATTATATCGATCGTTATATTTGTTAGTTTCAA GCCATTGAAATGTTTACGTATCAAAGTACACAAGAATCTATGCATtgcattattgatgaattgttgtctatatattataatgaatttattggTTAATATACAAAAATTAGACATATCAACTAGTCTACCTTGGTTTTGTAAATCATTGAAAGCATTGAATATCTATTCATCGATGGCAACAATTAATTGGATGTTTGTTGAAGGTTTCCTGTTCCATAAAACATTGTTGGCACCATTCCATCAGAATACACGAATCTATTtatttggttattattttattggtTGGATATTTCCGGCTATTTGTGTATTGGCATGGGCATTATCCGTTGAATTTCTGTCATCAGTTGGCGAGAAACTTTGTTGGGAAGGTTTCGGTAATAGTAATACAATATTCATCGTCAGTGTGCCGATGATTATCTGTGTTGCTGtcaattttctatttcttatcaacattatacgtatattattgatgaaattacGGGCCGATAACAAATCGGATATTGTCACAATGAAAGCCATTAAAGCAACGGCATTTCTAATTCCATTATTGG GAATACATCATCTTGTCGTATTATATAATCCATCAACATTTAATCGTAAATTGGTTAGCATCTATATTGTCATCAATGTTATGTTTCAATCCGTACAGGGCATTATTGTATCGGTACTATATTGTTTTACAAATCAAGAG GTACGAACCGTTTTAAATGCAGCATGGTCAAGAAGACGAATGAGTTTAGCAAACCCATTATCAAGTGGCACAAATATACCACCAGGTGGAGTTGGTAGtaaccaaaacaaacaacaacagaatcgtTTAAGACGTCAAAGTAAtggatcaaattcattttcatcattaattgttaacaacaatcaacaacaaacacaacaacaacaacaagataatcgtaataataataatggacatCGTTTACCAATAACGGCAACGACAATAACGACATCAAGTTcacgttcatcatcaccaatgatGTCAACGGGTagatttttcaacaacaacaacaataacaacaatcatttgaagccaccaccacaatcatcatcgaaacattcatcatcatcaacaatgataattagatcaaatgaaaatggtaataaccaaattattgttgataatgataataatattgttaAACATACTGatttataa
- the LOC124497578 gene encoding uncharacterized protein LOC124497578 yields the protein MSRYFRPLTGDPFWDSFWTSERSFFDTHFGSTLTEEDFFPSNYFVRRRPLGAPRSPLIAPHSPIVPSQMHTLDQAYGGGRTGGVGNLQQGNAVAGVGGGQMVGDLIPANDKYQIMVDVSHFNPEEISVKMVDNAVIVTGKHEDKADNYGYVSRQFSRKYLLPADVEPESVTSTLSADGILSIQAPRKPLQITDDTAGRSVPIAISNQSLSPALNLVPPQFPSAAVQQPSATTTTMPMSNVGSSGTSSTITVEQQTSTAKMANQGQGSLNVDNIAGMNIPVVHQQQQQPAPPTQQQQSSAQAPPPPPPPPSTQ from the exons atgtcCCGATATTTTCGTCCACTTACTGGTGATCCATTTTGGGATTCATTTTGGACATCGGAACGTTCATTTTTCGATACACATTTTGGTTCAACATTGACTGAagaggatttttttccatccaatTATTTTGTTCGTCGTCGTCCACTTGG TGCTCCGAGAAGTCCATTGATTGCACCACATTCACCGATAGTGCCAAGTCAAATGCATACATTAGATCAGGCATATGGTGGTGGACGAACTGGTGGTGTTGGAAATTTACAACAAGGAAATGCTGTTGCTGGTGTCGGTGGTGGCCAAATGGTCGGTGATCTGATTCCAGCCAATGATAAATATCAGATCATGGTTGATGTGTCACATTTTAATCCGGAAGAAATATCTGTTAAAATGGTCGATAATGCTGTTATTGTTACTGGTAAACATGAAGATAAAGCAGATAATTATGGTTATGTATCGAGACAATTTTCACGAAAATATCTTTTACCAGCTGATGTTGAACCAGAATCGgtaacatcaacattatcggCTGATGGTATACTTAGTATACAAGCACCACGTAAACCATTGCAGATTACTGATGATACAGCTGGACGTAGTGTGCCGATTGCTATTAGTAATCAAAGTTTATCACCGGCTTTGAATCTAGTTCCACCACAATTTCCTTCGGCAGCTGTTCAACAaccatcagcaacaacaacaacaatgccAATGAGTAATGTTGGTTCATCTGGTACAAGTAGTACAATAACtgttgaacaacaaacaagTACGGCAAAAATGGCCAACCAAGGTCAAGGCTCATTGAATGTTGACAATATCGCCGGTATGAATATACCGGTCGtacatcagcagcagcaacagccaGCACCACCcacacaacagcaacaatcatcagcacaggcaccgccaccaccaccaccaccgccgtCCACACAATAA